A stretch of Candidatus Rokuibacteriota bacterium DNA encodes these proteins:
- a CDS encoding protein-methionine-sulfoxide reductase heme-binding subunit MsrQ, with translation MSYRARVALKAAIWIGSLWPLGLLLRGFMTDDLTANPIEYVTRTLGLTALVLLLTSLGMTPLRALFGWSWPIQLRRLFGLLAFFYVCLHFAVWIGLDHFFAWRRMWEDVLKRPFITVGMSALLLLIPLAATSTQGMIKRLGGAKWRLLHKLAYVIGGLGVLHFLWLAKKGRTTPYYYVIALALLLGARIWDWGRKKLAAERASKTEPSPPLGERVR, from the coding sequence ATGAGCTACCGGGCGCGCGTCGCGCTCAAAGCCGCCATCTGGATCGGCAGCCTCTGGCCCCTCGGCCTGCTGCTGCGCGGCTTCATGACGGACGACCTCACCGCCAACCCGATCGAGTACGTCACCCGCACGCTCGGCCTGACGGCCCTCGTGCTGCTGCTGACGAGCCTTGGCATGACACCGCTCCGCGCGCTCTTCGGCTGGTCCTGGCCGATCCAGCTGCGGAGACTGTTCGGGCTCCTCGCCTTCTTCTACGTGTGTCTCCACTTCGCGGTCTGGATCGGCCTCGACCACTTCTTCGCCTGGCGGCGCATGTGGGAGGACGTGCTCAAGCGGCCGTTCATCACGGTGGGCATGTCGGCGCTCCTGCTGCTGATCCCGCTGGCGGCGACCTCGACCCAGGGCATGATCAAGCGGCTCGGCGGGGCGAAGTGGCGCCTGCTGCACAAGCTCGCCTACGTGATCGGCGGGCTGGGGGTGCTGCACTTCCTGTGGCTGGCGAAGAAGGGGCGCACGACACCCTACTACTACGTGATCGCGCTGGCGCTGCTGCTGGGCGCGCGGATCTGGGACTGGGGCAGAAAGAAACTCGCCGCGGAGAGGGCGTCAAAAACCGAACCCTCTCCCCCACTGGGGGAGAGGGTTCGGTGA
- a CDS encoding CDP-alcohol phosphatidyltransferase family protein, with the protein MLGHYKAPLHRFFDPVARLLLRARVRPNHLTVLGLGVSIAAAYVFSVGRLRWGAALLAVAGLFDFFDGAVARLAGSDSDYGAFLDSVVDRYSDLAVLLGILVYYEHTADTPGAILTMATLAGTVMVSYTKARAQSIGVSCEIGVMERPERLIALIAGATFHLLTPAMALLAVLTNVTAIQRIVYTRKIVRDTSVR; encoded by the coding sequence ATGCTCGGTCACTACAAGGCCCCGCTGCACCGCTTCTTCGACCCTGTCGCGCGGCTCCTCCTTCGCGCGCGGGTCCGCCCGAACCATCTCACCGTGCTGGGGCTTGGCGTGAGCATCGCTGCGGCCTACGTCTTCTCCGTGGGGCGCCTGCGCTGGGGGGCGGCGCTGCTCGCGGTGGCGGGGCTCTTCGACTTCTTCGATGGTGCGGTCGCGCGCCTCGCGGGCTCGGACAGCGACTACGGCGCGTTCCTCGATTCCGTGGTGGATCGCTACTCGGACTTGGCCGTCCTGCTCGGCATCCTGGTCTACTACGAGCACACGGCCGACACGCCGGGCGCGATCCTGACCATGGCCACGCTCGCCGGCACGGTCATGGTCAGCTACACGAAGGCGCGCGCCCAGTCCATCGGCGTGAGCTGCGAGATCGGCGTGATGGAGCGTCCGGAGCGGCTCATCGCTCTCATCGCGGGGGCGACGTTCCATCTGCTCACGCCCGCCATGGCATTGCTCGCCGTGCTGACCAACGTGACGGCGATCCAGCGGATCGTCTACACCCGGAAGATCGTCCGCGACACGTCCGTGCGGTAG
- the msrP gene encoding protein-methionine-sulfoxide reductase catalytic subunit MsrP gives MLVKRDIERKLRGEDIRPREITDHGVYLNRRAFMTGAAAVALAPAPWGREASAQGNLQPLQATKNPAYQVQEALTPYKHVTSYNNFYEFGTNKEDPEHLQASLKTRPWTVQVDGLCAKPKTFGVEELLKFPLEERVYRLRCVEAWSMVIPWIGFPLKDLLKRVEPTGQAKYVEFTTLLSPEMFPGQKRGLFGFSLDWPYTEGLRLDEAMHPLTLVTVGLYGQVLPNQNGAPIRVVVPWKYGFKSAKSLVRIRLTSEEPKTAWNKAAGNEYGFYSNVNPEVSHPRWSQATERRIGELRRRDSLMFNGYGDQVASLYTGMDLKRFY, from the coding sequence ATGCTCGTCAAGCGCGACATCGAGAGAAAGCTTCGGGGAGAAGACATCCGGCCCCGGGAGATCACGGACCACGGCGTGTACCTCAACCGCCGGGCCTTCATGACAGGGGCCGCGGCGGTCGCTCTGGCGCCGGCGCCGTGGGGCCGGGAAGCTTCCGCCCAGGGCAATCTCCAGCCGCTCCAGGCCACGAAGAACCCGGCCTACCAGGTGCAGGAGGCGCTCACGCCGTACAAGCACGTGACGAGCTACAACAACTTCTACGAGTTCGGCACCAACAAGGAAGACCCGGAGCACCTGCAGGCGTCGCTCAAGACGCGCCCGTGGACGGTCCAGGTGGACGGGCTCTGCGCCAAGCCGAAAACGTTTGGCGTCGAGGAGCTGCTCAAGTTCCCGCTCGAGGAGCGCGTGTACCGCCTGCGGTGCGTCGAGGCCTGGTCCATGGTCATCCCGTGGATCGGCTTCCCGCTGAAGGATCTGCTCAAGCGCGTCGAGCCCACGGGGCAGGCCAAGTACGTGGAGTTCACCACCCTCCTCAGCCCGGAGATGTTTCCGGGCCAGAAGCGCGGGCTCTTCGGCTTCTCGCTCGACTGGCCGTACACGGAAGGGCTGCGCCTCGACGAGGCGATGCACCCGCTGACGCTCGTGACGGTCGGGCTCTACGGCCAGGTCCTGCCCAACCAGAACGGCGCGCCGATCCGCGTGGTCGTGCCGTGGAAGTACGGCTTCAAGAGCGCCAAATCGCTGGTGCGCATCCGGCTCACCTCCGAGGAGCCCAAGACGGCCTGGAACAAGGCGGCGGGGAACGAGTACGGGTTCTACTCGAACGTCAACCCCGAGGTGAGCCACCCGCGCTGGAGCCAGGCGACCGAGCGGCGCATCGGTGAGCTGCGCCGGCGCGACTCGCTCATGTTCAACGGCTACGGCGACCAGGTCGCGTCCCTTTACACGGGGATGGACCTCAAGCGATTCTACTAG
- a CDS encoding RDD family protein, protein MTTPATAGFWRRLLAHCLDCLVGLAAWLLFSMWLVIGLWALENPPRDLLDLALVLLATLALAFALHIAYHVVLVGGCGQSLGKMALGIEVVRGDGGAVGYGRAGLRCLGGLLSVASFGLGYAGVLFTAERRGLADWLAGTRVVVVSAAPAAAAPGPAEVSPLGA, encoded by the coding sequence GTGACGACGCCGGCCACGGCCGGCTTCTGGCGCCGGCTGCTGGCCCACTGCCTCGACTGCTTGGTCGGCCTCGCCGCCTGGCTCCTTTTCTCGATGTGGCTCGTGATCGGCCTCTGGGCGCTCGAGAACCCGCCGCGCGATCTCCTCGACCTGGCGCTGGTGCTCCTGGCCACGCTGGCGCTGGCGTTCGCGCTCCACATCGCCTACCACGTCGTGCTCGTCGGGGGCTGCGGGCAGTCGCTCGGCAAGATGGCGCTGGGCATCGAGGTGGTCAGGGGCGACGGCGGCGCGGTCGGCTATGGCCGCGCGGGGCTCCGGTGTCTCGGCGGGCTCCTGTCCGTTGCGAGCTTTGGGCTGGGCTATGCGGGCGTGCTGTTCACGGCGGAGCGGCGGGGCCTGGCGGACTGGCTCGCAGGCACGCGGGTGGTCGTGGTATCAGCGGCGCCGGCTGCGGCAGCGCCGGGCCCAGCAGAGGTGAGCCCGCTCGGCGCGTGA
- a CDS encoding lytic transglycosylase domain-containing protein has protein sequence MRRALAAVGCLALLALTVPVRAAGPTVPRLSPEARERFAAALGAYRAQDWAQAARELGEVGRIASPIAEYALLHQAESLARLGDASAARAAAQQAADAAPDSRAAPPALLLAAEQASRIGDDAGAAGLWRRFLDRFPDHALAPRARLRMGQSLAAAGRAGEAAVAFRDLWLSAPSTPQADAAARELRALEARRLPVAPLTPAQRVERAERLAAAGVGDQARTEAEAVLAGAPPVDLTLKALRVVVDGARRSGRDDVALTAVNRGLGLSPADKRAPWLLESAKIQQRKNRDGAIAAVDRLVADSPKAPEVPEALLLKARLLESGPDPKSAEPAYLRLAHGYPESEEGLRAAWRLGWLSWLRAEYAEAAERWGRILGVRTASQGYRDASMYWIGRTHEQRGDAEGAARQFASVVAEAPRSYYGVLAAHRAPRAQPNQGRNPRSAQLAASLPVDPRETLQADAPYARVEALRAVGLGDFADEEMDEAVRRSTGDLRRLYALSAAYAQEARHFQSLRILRRHFIGLARSAPAALPRAFWDFFYPLGWRTELNDAATRAALDPYFVAAVVREESSFDPQARSRTGARGLMQLMPDTARQLAKGRGLPAGDDMLADPGANLALGSADLAGLMKEFGEPRLAVAAYNAGPARVREWWKARATDDVEVWVELIPFDETRFFVRRVMFSWEEYRRLYGAPLAGARP, from the coding sequence ATGCGACGGGCGCTCGCTGCCGTCGGATGCCTCGCCCTCCTGGCGCTCACCGTCCCCGTCCGGGCGGCAGGGCCCACGGTCCCGCGCTTGTCGCCCGAGGCGCGCGAGCGCTTCGCCGCCGCGCTCGGCGCGTACAGGGCCCAGGACTGGGCGCAGGCCGCGCGCGAGCTCGGCGAGGTCGGCCGCATTGCATCCCCTATCGCCGAGTACGCGCTGCTCCACCAGGCCGAGAGCCTGGCGCGCCTTGGCGACGCCTCCGCCGCGCGCGCCGCGGCGCAGCAGGCCGCCGACGCCGCGCCCGACAGCCGCGCCGCGCCGCCCGCGCTTCTCCTGGCCGCCGAACAGGCTTCGCGGATTGGAGACGACGCGGGCGCGGCCGGGCTCTGGCGCCGATTCCTCGACCGGTTCCCCGACCACGCCCTGGCGCCGCGGGCGCGGCTCCGCATGGGCCAGTCTCTCGCAGCGGCTGGGCGCGCGGGCGAGGCCGCGGTCGCGTTCCGCGATCTCTGGCTTTCCGCCCCCTCGACGCCGCAGGCCGATGCAGCGGCGCGGGAGCTTCGCGCCCTCGAGGCGCGACGTCTTCCCGTGGCCCCACTCACCCCGGCTCAGCGCGTCGAGCGCGCGGAGCGCCTGGCGGCAGCCGGTGTCGGTGACCAGGCGCGCACCGAGGCGGAGGCGGTCCTCGCCGGAGCGCCGCCCGTTGACTTGACGCTGAAGGCGCTCCGCGTGGTGGTGGACGGCGCGCGGCGCTCGGGGCGCGACGATGTGGCGCTCACCGCGGTCAACCGCGGGCTCGGGCTGTCGCCCGCCGACAAGCGCGCGCCGTGGCTCCTCGAGTCAGCGAAGATCCAGCAGAGGAAGAACCGGGACGGCGCCATCGCCGCGGTGGATCGGCTCGTTGCCGATTCCCCGAAGGCGCCGGAAGTCCCCGAGGCGCTCCTGCTCAAGGCGCGGCTCCTCGAATCGGGCCCCGACCCGAAGTCGGCCGAGCCCGCGTATCTCAGGCTGGCGCACGGCTATCCGGAGTCCGAGGAGGGGCTACGCGCGGCGTGGCGGCTCGGCTGGCTTTCGTGGCTGCGCGCAGAGTATGCCGAGGCCGCCGAGCGCTGGGGCCGCATCCTGGGCGTCCGGACGGCGAGCCAGGGCTATCGCGACGCCTCGATGTACTGGATCGGGCGCACGCATGAGCAGCGCGGGGATGCGGAAGGCGCGGCCAGGCAGTTCGCCAGTGTCGTGGCCGAGGCGCCGCGCAGCTATTACGGCGTATTGGCAGCGCACCGCGCGCCGCGCGCCCAGCCGAACCAGGGCCGCAACCCCCGCTCGGCCCAGCTCGCGGCCTCGCTGCCGGTCGACCCGCGCGAGACGCTCCAGGCCGACGCGCCATACGCGCGCGTCGAGGCGCTCCGCGCCGTCGGGCTCGGCGATTTCGCCGACGAGGAAATGGACGAGGCCGTGCGGCGCTCGACGGGCGATCTCCGTCGGCTCTACGCGCTCTCGGCCGCCTACGCGCAGGAGGCGCGACACTTCCAATCGCTTCGCATCCTGCGGCGGCACTTCATCGGTCTCGCCCGCAGCGCCCCGGCCGCCCTGCCGCGGGCCTTCTGGGACTTCTTCTACCCGCTCGGCTGGCGCACGGAGCTGAACGACGCCGCCACGCGCGCGGCGCTGGACCCGTATTTCGTCGCCGCCGTCGTGCGCGAGGAATCATCTTTCGACCCGCAGGCGCGATCGCGCACGGGCGCGCGCGGGCTCATGCAGCTCATGCCCGACACCGCGCGCCAGCTGGCCAAGGGGCGCGGGCTGCCGGCGGGCGACGACATGCTGGCCGATCCCGGCGCCAACCTCGCCCTCGGCAGCGCCGACCTGGCGGGGCTCATGAAGGAGTTCGGGGAGCCGCGGCTGGCCGTCGCTGCCTACAACGCGGGGCCCGCGCGCGTGCGCGAATGGTGGAAGGCCCGGGCCACGGACGATGTCGAGGTCTGGGTGGAGCTCATCCCCTTCGATGAGACGCGCTTTTTCGTCCGGCGCGTGATGTTCTCGTGGGAGGAGTACCGCCGCCTCTACGGCGCGCCGCTGGCGGGCGCCCGGCCGTGA
- a CDS encoding NifU family protein: MSDELMTKVQALIDSTINPAVAGHGGFVQLVDVKDNKVYLQMGGGCQGCGAADVTLKAGIERLIKEELPEIEEVLDATDHASGTNPYYTPAK; this comes from the coding sequence ATGAGCGATGAACTGATGACCAAGGTGCAGGCGCTGATCGACTCGACCATCAACCCCGCGGTGGCAGGGCACGGAGGCTTCGTCCAGCTTGTCGACGTGAAGGACAACAAGGTCTACTTGCAGATGGGCGGCGGCTGCCAGGGCTGCGGCGCAGCGGACGTGACGCTGAAGGCCGGCATCGAGCGCCTGATCAAGGAAGAGCTGCCGGAGATCGAGGAAGTGCTGGACGCCACCGACCACGCGTCGGGCACCAACCCCTACTACACACCGGCCAAGTAG